A single region of the Diadema setosum chromosome 14, eeDiaSeto1, whole genome shotgun sequence genome encodes:
- the LOC140238136 gene encoding serine/arginine-rich splicing factor 7-like isoform X2, protein MSRYQRGASPGPLECKVYVGNLPSGASRTELEEAFSYYGHVKNVWVARNPPGFAFVMFEDSRDALDACKGLDDRTVCGVRLRVEMSSGEPRRSRDRGYRGNSYGGRRGPLRENERCYECGERGHFARDCRRRGGGGGGRRRYSEILLVRAS, encoded by the exons ATGTCTAGATACCAAAGGGGTGCTTCGCCTGGCCCTCTGGAGTGCAAGGTCTATGTCGGCAACCTGCCATCTGGTGCAAGTCGGACAGAACTGGAAGAAGCATTCAGCTACTATGGGCATGTCAAGAACGTGTGGGTGGCCAGAAACCCCCCTGGCTTTGCATTCGTAATGTTTGAAGATTCCAGAGATGCACTCGATGCCTGCAAGGGCCTAGATGACAG AACCGTCTGTGGTGTACGGCTCAGGGTGGAGATGTCCAGTGGAGAGCCACGGAGGTCCCGTGACCGTGGGTACCGTGGCAACTCTTACGGCGGCCGCAGGGGTCCTTTAAGGGAAAATGAGCGATGCTATGAGTGTGGAGAGAGAGGACACTTTGCCCGGGATTGTCGCAGAAGAGGTGGTGGTGGCGGCGGTCGGAGACGTTATTCTGA GATCCTCCTTGTTCGCGCCTCTTGA
- the LOC140238136 gene encoding serine/arginine-rich splicing factor 7-like isoform X1: MSRYQRGASPGPLECKVYVGNLPSGASRTELEEAFSYYGHVKNVWVARNPPGFAFVMFEDSRDALDACKGLDDRTVCGVRLRVEMSSGEPRRSRDRGYRGNSYGGRRGPLRENERCYECGERGHFARDCRRRGGGGGGRRRYSESRSRSRSRSRSPRRRSPRRSPFRYRSPSRSRSRSRSRS, encoded by the exons ATGTCTAGATACCAAAGGGGTGCTTCGCCTGGCCCTCTGGAGTGCAAGGTCTATGTCGGCAACCTGCCATCTGGTGCAAGTCGGACAGAACTGGAAGAAGCATTCAGCTACTATGGGCATGTCAAGAACGTGTGGGTGGCCAGAAACCCCCCTGGCTTTGCATTCGTAATGTTTGAAGATTCCAGAGATGCACTCGATGCCTGCAAGGGCCTAGATGACAG AACCGTCTGTGGTGTACGGCTCAGGGTGGAGATGTCCAGTGGAGAGCCACGGAGGTCCCGTGACCGTGGGTACCGTGGCAACTCTTACGGCGGCCGCAGGGGTCCTTTAAGGGAAAATGAGCGATGCTATGAGTGTGGAGAGAGAGGACACTTTGCCCGGGATTGTCGCAGAAGAGGTGGTGGTGGCGGCGGTCGGAGACGTTATTCTGA aTCCAGGTCTCGATCCAGGTCTAGGTCACGCAGCCCGCGCCGCCGCAGTCCACGAAGGAGTCCCTTCCGGTACAGAAGCCCAAGCAGGAGCCGTAGCAGGAG CCGCTCCAGATCCTAG
- the LOC140237968 gene encoding peroxisomal membrane protein 11C-like — protein sequence MAASKHAVFAAAKFLQGYSERDKVMRTLSYVSLLIAGLSKRPSTARKFSTITGQLSLCRTILRLFDDIPMLAHTLSYGWGRQERSSLMQVIGVLQNIVNQLFFPIEHIAWAADNKLIDIPAGRWWTLSVTAWLTALCLGIIKSSGTLLELQEQKRMGLKQEKSSHGGHSREAVQLAKQQTAVLLRILADASDLCNAVNWMPEGFLWANKLPNRWIGLFGTISSLIKLGLVVQSKR from the exons ATGGCCGCCTCAAAACACGCTGTCTTTGCTGCAGCCAAGTTCCTTCAGGGGTACTCAGAGAGGGACAAGGTCATGAGAACTCTTTCCTATGTCTCTCTACTCATTGCTGGACTCTCTAAGAGACCTTCGACCGCACGGAAATTCTCAACAATCACTGGCCAATTAAGTTTGTGTCGCACGATTCTGCGACTTTTCGATGACATCCCTATGCTAGCACATACTCTTTCATACGGATGGGGACGGCAG GAAAGGAGCTCACTGATGCAAGTGATCGGCGTTCTGCAGAATATCGTCAACCAGCTGTTCTTTCCCATAGAGCACATCGCCTGGGCTGCAGACAACAAGCTCATCGACATTCCCGCCGGGAGGTGGTGGACTCTCTCTGTCACAGCATGGCTAACGGCCCTCTGCCTAGGAATCATCAA ATCAAGTGGGACACTACTGGAACTGCAGGAGCAGAAGAGAATGGGTCTCAAACAAGAGAAAAG CTCTCATGGTGGCCATAGTCGGGAAGCTGTGCAGCTGGCCAAGCAGCAGACCGCGGTCCTCCTGAGGATACTGGCCGATGCCAGCGACCTCTGCAACGCTGTCAACTGGATGCCGGAGGGCTTCCTGTGGGCCAACAAGCTGCCAAACCGCTGGATTGGGCTCTTTGGCACCATCTCCTCCCTCATCAAACTCGGCCTGGTTGTGCAGAGCAAGAGATGA